A genome region from Colwellia sp. Arc7-D includes the following:
- a CDS encoding class I SAM-dependent methyltransferase produces MIEFIQPCDFSESQRLFHGRGHAFPELSHVNIDWFEPVILISLYQEVEAEWLAEQVAQLRMLTDKCQSIQVQYRCRKFAPCELVWGKI; encoded by the coding sequence ATGATTGAATTTATCCAGCCATGTGACTTTAGTGAAAGCCAGCGACTATTTCATGGTCGTGGTCATGCATTTCCTGAGCTTTCACATGTCAATATTGATTGGTTTGAGCCGGTGATTCTGATCAGTTTATATCAAGAGGTTGAAGCAGAGTGGTTAGCTGAACAGGTTGCTCAGTTACGCATGTTGACCGATAAGTGCCAATCTATTCAAGTGCAATATCGCTGCCGTAAATTTGCCCCGTGCGAGTTAGTTTGGGGCAAGATATAA